The sequence TCATTGTCCAGGGAATGAACGGAATCAGCCGATCAATCGCCAGGAAGGGCAACGGTTGCGGTTCTCGAAAATGAACGGATCCTGTCAACGTGTATCCAGCGGCAAAAACTACGTAGCCCCAGGCGACGGCTCGCCATTTGTGTTCGGGTTGGAGGGATGGAAACGCACTGGACATTAAGATTCAAACCGGGATGGCTGATGTTGGTGTTGGTAGGTTTCAAGTTGTGCCCGAAGCTGTCGTACCAGTGGAAAGTAGCTTCCGGTAATGATGAACCAGAACATTTTATTCAGACAGCGTGACGCCCGGCGTGAAAAAATCGCATCCTGCAGATCAACGTGGCTTCGCTCAAACAAAAAGTGCCCCACCAGCCCAATCACCTGCGATACCGGCAAGAGCAGCAACAGCCAGAAATTCCAAACAACAATGGCCCAGACCATCACGCCATAAAAATAGACGACACCGAGACAGTGGAAAGCCACATTCCACGGATTTTGGTGCTTCAGGACGAAAATCTCCCAGTAGTCAGTAAATGGATGATCCACCACATCATCATTGATTCGGTTTCGGAAGCGGTGACTTTCCGGTATGAAATCAGATAGCGACGGGGTTGATGCAAGAACTTCCCCCAGCGGCTCAGTTCCCAGAATGGATTGGGCGGCGCCAGTGTGAAACACTCGTTTTCCGGCAATAAACACCGAATCAATGATGGCGTCCGAGCCGCGCTTGACCATTCGCGGTGTATGGTTGAGGACCGGATCCAAAATCTCGACCTGTGGAGCAATCGGTGTCGCAAGTCCTTCTGGGTGAAGCAAAACCAGATCAGCTTTGGCGCCAACGGTGAGCGTGCCGGTATCAAGTTTGAACCACCGGGCCGGTTCGCCTGTCACCCGAGCCACGGCCTGTTCAGGAGTCAGAAAGCCGGTTTGCACCGCCTGTCGGAGCAGGGAAATCGCTCCGTCATAAAACCCAAGGTTACGAACGTGTGCCCCGGCATCGGTAAAACCGGGCAGAATTTCGGGGTGTTTCATCAGAGCCAGTCGCTGTTCCTGACGGTCGTTGGCACCGGTCGCGACCCAGCGAAGATCGGTGTCATAGACCTGGAGCAGGTCAATAAATCCGTCAACCGGTTCTTTCCCGGCTGACCGTGCCACCTGGGCAATTGATTTTCCGATCAGGCTTTTATCTGGACAATCGGTAATGACCATCAGCCCCAGCGCACGATGAAACGTCTTGCGCCAACCGCGAGTCCACTCATCCCGAAACTGGCTGCGAAAATTTGGATTGGCCCACAGGCGGCGCCGGTCAGCGCCGGTTTGGGCATTGTTGAGCAGGACACCGGTTGGAAACTCTTCAAACAGTGGGGTTACCGGACCATCCGAATAGACGGTGAATGGTTCGGTCAGGGTTTGAAACCGAATATTGCTCCCTAAAATCGAATTAAACAGCGTCAATGTCAGTGGAAATGCCCGCCAGAGATTGCGGTCCGAAACCGAATCAAGCGCGGTTAAAATGGTGATTCGCAGTGGTTTGCGAACAATCCCCAAACTCAACAGCAAAATATTGGCAAACGACCGCATATTCTGGGGATTGGGTGTGACCTGAAACACTGCGTCGCGTTCCCGGCACACATCAGCCAGCATGGCATATTCCCGAAAATCGGCGTGCTGCGAGGGAATCGTCACACCGCAAAACTGGCCGCTCATCATATGCCAGGGCACCATATCAATTGAAATCCCGATACATCCGGCATCCAGGGCCTGGGTGGCAAGTGATTTCATCTGACTCAATTCGGTATCGGTGGCAACTGATTTCAGGCTGCGTTCAAGGCCCATCACTTCGGCGCGAATGCAGCTATGGCCCAGCAGCGGGGCAATGTTTGGTCCAAGCGGGAGACTTCGCAGATGTTCAACGTAGTCGCGCGGCGTGCTCCACGTTCCAGATGCTTTTAACCAGTTGCAAATCAATTCCGGTGACAGCGTTTCAACTCGTTGAAACATATCGGCCAGCATCGCGGGTTTGCCGACGGTAGCCGAAAGACTGCAATTGCCCATTACCACCGACGTGACGCCGTGGCGAACCGATTCAAGCAGTGCCGGTGCGATTTCAACTTCCAGATCATAGTGGGTGTGAATGTCGAGAAATCCAGGCGTGACCCACATTCCAGCGGCATCAATTGTCTCACGGGCTGGGGTATCAATTCGATCTGAAATTGCAACGACGCGGCCTTGTTCAACCGCGAGGCTGGCACGTTGAGGCGCAGACCCGAGGCCGTCAAAAATCAGGCCGTTGTGAATGAGAAGATCGAGCATTCGATATGTCTATTGCCTTGAAAATCTTGTATTGCCCCAAGCCCTCAGCCCTGGTTTTTATTATTTCCGTCGGCCAAGAACCCATCCGAGGAGTCCGCCAAGCACAATGCCTGCCGCCAGTGCGCCGCCGCCGATTTTGTAGAGCATTCCCTGAAATGTCTGAGTGACTGGATT is a genomic window of Acidobacteriota bacterium containing:
- a CDS encoding amidohydrolase family protein — its product is MLDLLIHNGLIFDGLGSAPQRASLAVEQGRVVAISDRIDTPARETIDAAGMWVTPGFLDIHTHYDLEVEIAPALLESVRHGVTSVVMGNCSLSATVGKPAMLADMFQRVETLSPELICNWLKASGTWSTPRDYVEHLRSLPLGPNIAPLLGHSCIRAEVMGLERSLKSVATDTELSQMKSLATQALDAGCIGISIDMVPWHMMSGQFCGVTIPSQHADFREYAMLADVCRERDAVFQVTPNPQNMRSFANILLLSLGIVRKPLRITILTALDSVSDRNLWRAFPLTLTLFNSILGSNIRFQTLTEPFTVYSDGPVTPLFEEFPTGVLLNNAQTGADRRRLWANPNFRSQFRDEWTRGWRKTFHRALGLMVITDCPDKSLIGKSIAQVARSAGKEPVDGFIDLLQVYDTDLRWVATGANDRQEQRLALMKHPEILPGFTDAGAHVRNLGFYDGAISLLRQAVQTGFLTPEQAVARVTGEPARWFKLDTGTLTVGAKADLVLLHPEGLATPIAPQVEILDPVLNHTPRMVKRGSDAIIDSVFIAGKRVFHTGAAQSILGTEPLGEVLASTPSLSDFIPESHRFRNRINDDVVDHPFTDYWEIFVLKHQNPWNVAFHCLGVVYFYGVMVWAIVVWNFWLLLLLPVSQVIGLVGHFLFERSHVDLQDAIFSRRASRCLNKMFWFIITGSYFPLVRQLRAQLETYQHQHQPSRFES